Proteins encoded in a region of the Paenibacillus sp. W2I17 genome:
- a CDS encoding DUF1385 domain-containing protein, translated as MPQQSKPVSYGGQAVIEGVMFGGKHVNVTAVRRKDGEITYLEVPKQDKSWVTKLRRIPLLRGIVSIIDSSVKGSRHLNYSADAYADDELEPEEKAKQKEKEGSGWSLSMIIGVTAVAILSFLFGKVVLTLLPVVIENFLFKNAFDNQFLHNLLEGGIKLILLLAYLWLISQTPMIKRLFQYHGAEHKVISAHEAGEELTPENVQKYSRLHYRCGSSFIMLTVIIGVFLYSLFTYDNLWERMGQRLLLLPVVLGISFELLKLTNSVRDIPVLRYLGYPGLWLQLLTTKEPTNEQVEVSIASFNRMRELDAKLANVSATSEVPVATLDPVKG; from the coding sequence TTGCCTCAACAATCCAAGCCTGTCAGCTATGGGGGGCAAGCTGTCATTGAAGGCGTAATGTTCGGTGGGAAACATGTCAACGTTACAGCTGTTCGTAGAAAAGACGGCGAAATTACGTATCTGGAAGTTCCCAAGCAAGACAAGTCCTGGGTCACGAAATTGCGGCGGATTCCTTTATTACGCGGAATTGTCAGCATTATAGATTCAAGTGTTAAAGGTAGCAGACATCTTAATTATTCTGCTGACGCTTATGCTGATGATGAACTGGAACCGGAAGAGAAAGCCAAGCAAAAAGAGAAAGAAGGTTCGGGCTGGAGCCTTAGCATGATTATTGGTGTGACCGCCGTAGCCATTCTTTCATTCCTTTTTGGTAAAGTTGTGCTCACATTGCTTCCTGTTGTTATCGAGAATTTTCTATTCAAAAATGCATTCGACAATCAGTTTTTGCATAATTTACTGGAAGGCGGCATTAAGCTGATCCTGTTACTCGCCTATCTGTGGTTAATCTCACAGACGCCGATGATTAAACGTCTCTTCCAGTATCATGGAGCGGAACACAAAGTAATCAGCGCACATGAAGCTGGTGAAGAACTGACACCGGAGAACGTGCAAAAGTACAGCCGACTGCACTACCGCTGCGGAAGCAGTTTCATTATGTTGACTGTCATCATTGGAGTGTTTCTATACTCCCTTTTCACGTACGATAACCTCTGGGAACGGATGGGTCAGCGTCTATTGTTATTGCCAGTTGTGCTAGGCATTTCTTTTGAACTGTTAAAGCTCACGAATTCGGTACGTGATATCCCTGTACTGCGTTATCTCGGATACCCGGGATTGTGGCTGCAATTGCTGACAACAAAAGAACCGACCAACGAACAGGTAGAAGTATCTATTGCTTCGTTTAACCGTATGCGTGAGTTGGATGCCAAGCTTGCCAATGTCTCTGCTACCTCAGAAGTACCTGTTGCAACACTCGATCCTGTGAAAGGGTGA
- a CDS encoding YqhR family membrane protein — translation MTERTHEDTLRDEGQRPKERQQKDRGRRPTQRQGQAHYYTKPFSFALELGFFAGFIWGGLHWLFYLLHFTIVPVGFLAEPFFKHEYIYTAAGHLTGWLFFIVFSILASLLYTFTIRKLKGPVPGMVYGIVWWLILFILVGPKLGMMKPLNGLTWDSIITELCFFLLWGLFIGYTVAMEYTDERKREPEQAGA, via the coding sequence ATGACAGAGCGTACGCATGAAGATACATTGCGAGATGAAGGCCAACGTCCGAAAGAACGGCAGCAAAAAGACAGAGGCAGGCGCCCTACCCAGAGGCAAGGTCAAGCTCACTACTACACGAAGCCATTTTCCTTTGCGTTAGAGCTTGGCTTCTTTGCCGGTTTTATCTGGGGCGGGCTGCATTGGCTATTCTATCTGCTGCATTTTACGATTGTACCTGTCGGATTTCTGGCCGAGCCTTTTTTCAAACATGAATATATATATACCGCAGCTGGACATTTGACAGGCTGGTTGTTTTTTATCGTTTTTTCCATCTTGGCTTCCTTGCTCTACACGTTCACGATTAGAAAATTAAAAGGACCGGTACCCGGCATGGTGTATGGAATTGTCTGGTGGCTGATTCTCTTTATACTGGTAGGACCGAAACTCGGGATGATGAAGCCTTTGAACGGTTTAACGTGGGATTCGATCATCACGGAACTCTGTTTCTTTTTGCTATGGGGGCTGTTCATTGGTTACACGGTGGCCATGGAGTACACGGATGAACGCAAACGCGAGCCGGAGCAAGCGGGGGCATAG